The proteins below come from a single Deinococcus multiflagellatus genomic window:
- a CDS encoding type IV pilus modification PilV family protein, with protein MLTPQTAAPITPAPEQQGRLTDGFSMVEVLVAGVILILLLGTYAQLSVQAERNNTALSAGTLAADSAALISQEITRGNPVMTPDTGHSVHLAPNLIASLSSGPTLRSQIAAAELQATVTGLGGNPPTYRVTVLTSSTPFHVTVVGPGGSE; from the coding sequence ATGCTAACGCCACAGACCGCAGCCCCCATCACCCCGGCCCCAGAACAACAGGGGCGCCTGACGGACGGCTTCTCGATGGTCGAAGTCCTGGTGGCGGGGGTTATTCTCATCCTCCTGCTGGGCACCTACGCGCAGCTGAGTGTGCAGGCCGAACGCAACAACACGGCCCTGAGTGCAGGCACGCTGGCCGCCGACAGCGCCGCTCTGATCAGCCAGGAGATCACGCGCGGCAACCCGGTCATGACGCCCGACACCGGCCACTCCGTGCACTTGGCCCCCAACCTTATCGCCTCCTTAAGTTCCGGGCCGACGCTCCGGAGCCAGATCGCGGCCGCCGAATTGCAGGCCACCGTCACCGGCCTGGGCGGCAATCCCCCCACCTACCGCGTCACGGTGTTGACGTCCAGCACTCCCTTTCACGTGACCGTGGTTGGTCCAGGAGGATCCGAATGA